From Corynebacterium frankenforstense DSM 45800, the proteins below share one genomic window:
- a CDS encoding DASS family sodium-coupled anion symporter: MAWRFGVPLAIFAGLWFCPHPEALSDQAWRMFGLFVATIVAIILKPMPMGAVTIIGMVIGVLTGLIPLTAPKDDPGAAYALMGFGNSTIWLIVMAFLISRGFVKTGLGRRIALFFVSKVGGKMMGVSYGLAMADFVLSPAIPSATARGGGIMAPIMKSVALTYESEPGPTRRRAGAFLAMNVGQVNAITCAIFLTAMAGNPLIASLAGQLGVEITWTNWALGAIVPGIVALIVVPYVVYLVYPPELKETPKVKTMAQGELRNLGPLTYGEKVLAGTFVVLLLLWTLGDLVLGISATTTAFVGVIILLITSVLTWEDVIREKAAWDTMVWFAVLYMMATALSKFGFIDWISELIASGLGGMHWGLALVLLVVIYFFSHYLFASATAHISAMYIAFLGAAIALGAPPLMSALVLAYTSNLFTSLTQYAGGASPTLFGMNYIQVGEWWRTAAIAGVASLTIWIVVGGAWMNLIGFW; the protein is encoded by the coding sequence CTGGCCTGGCGCTTCGGCGTCCCGCTGGCCATCTTCGCCGGCCTGTGGTTCTGCCCCCACCCGGAGGCGCTGAGCGACCAGGCCTGGCGGATGTTCGGGCTGTTCGTCGCGACGATCGTGGCGATCATCCTCAAGCCGATGCCGATGGGCGCGGTGACGATCATCGGCATGGTCATCGGCGTGCTCACCGGGCTGATCCCGCTGACGGCGCCGAAGGACGACCCGGGCGCGGCGTACGCGCTGATGGGCTTCGGCAACTCGACGATCTGGCTGATCGTCATGGCGTTCCTGATCTCGCGCGGCTTCGTCAAGACGGGCCTAGGCCGGCGCATCGCGCTCTTCTTCGTCTCGAAGGTGGGCGGCAAGATGATGGGCGTCTCCTACGGGCTGGCGATGGCGGACTTCGTGCTCTCCCCGGCGATCCCCTCGGCCACGGCGCGCGGTGGCGGCATCATGGCGCCGATCATGAAGTCCGTGGCACTGACCTACGAGTCCGAGCCCGGCCCGACCCGGCGGCGCGCCGGCGCCTTCCTGGCGATGAACGTCGGCCAGGTCAACGCCATCACCTGCGCGATCTTCCTGACCGCCATGGCGGGCAACCCGCTGATCGCCTCGCTCGCCGGCCAGCTGGGCGTCGAGATCACCTGGACCAACTGGGCGCTCGGCGCGATCGTGCCCGGCATCGTCGCGCTGATCGTGGTGCCCTACGTGGTCTACCTGGTCTACCCGCCGGAGCTGAAGGAGACCCCGAAGGTCAAGACCATGGCCCAGGGCGAGCTGCGCAACCTCGGCCCGCTCACCTACGGCGAGAAGGTGCTCGCCGGGACCTTCGTGGTGCTGCTGCTCCTGTGGACCCTCGGTGACCTGGTGCTGGGCATCTCCGCGACCACGACGGCCTTCGTCGGCGTGATCATCCTGCTGATCACCTCCGTGCTGACCTGGGAGGACGTCATCCGCGAGAAGGCGGCCTGGGACACCATGGTCTGGTTCGCGGTGCTGTACATGATGGCCACGGCGCTGTCGAAGTTCGGCTTCATCGACTGGATCTCCGAGCTGATCGCCTCCGGCCTGGGCGGCATGCACTGGGGCCTGGCGCTGGTGCTGCTCGTGGTGATCTACTTCTTCAGCCACTACCTGTTCGCCTCGGCGACGGCGCACATCTCCGCGATGTACATCGCCTTCCTCGGCGCGGCCATCGCGCTGGGGGCCCCGCCGCTGATGAGCGCGCTGGTGCTGGCCTACACGTCGAACCTGTTCACCTCGCTGACGCAGTACGCCGGCGGCGCCTCGCCGACCCTGTTCGGCATGAACTACATCCAGGTCGGCGAGTGGTGGCGCACCGCCGCGATCGCCGGCGTCGCCTCGCTGACGATCTGGATCGTGGTCGGCGGTGCGTGGATGAACCTCATCGGGTTCTGGTGA
- a CDS encoding DUF2334 domain-containing protein, whose translation MNGRLLVSISSIFRDTLPAAARTLADLDAEGLTTSLLIAPHIDGDWHLAKDPETLDWVRAERDAGRAILLNGFDQAVQGRRAEFDHLPAHEARLRLKGATRQMASLGVVTDLFAPPRWRLSPGTLEVADEFGFRLIGSTRGVYLREPDPADPDASAGGPDDGNSAEPDENDKNDAGPWRLVSSRNLSVGEGFGSPGWWRRNIIKAARRGARKGNTIRLSASARNLSEQKVARDFVAAAVAAAEGGARPASYAELTAQAPSN comes from the coding sequence ATGAACGGTCGGCTGTTGGTGTCCATCTCATCCATCTTCCGCGACACCCTGCCTGCTGCGGCCCGCACGCTCGCTGACCTCGACGCCGAGGGACTGACCACGAGCCTCTTGATCGCCCCGCACATCGACGGCGACTGGCACCTGGCCAAGGACCCGGAGACGCTCGACTGGGTGCGCGCGGAGCGCGACGCCGGGCGGGCGATCCTGCTCAACGGCTTCGACCAGGCCGTCCAGGGCCGCCGGGCGGAGTTCGACCACCTGCCCGCCCACGAGGCCCGCCTGCGGCTGAAGGGCGCGACCCGGCAGATGGCGAGCCTCGGCGTGGTCACGGACCTGTTCGCCCCGCCCCGCTGGCGGCTGTCACCCGGCACCCTCGAGGTCGCCGACGAATTCGGCTTCCGCCTCATCGGCTCCACCCGCGGCGTCTACCTGCGCGAACCGGACCCGGCCGACCCCGACGCGAGTGCCGGCGGCCCGGACGACGGGAACTCCGCCGAGCCGGACGAGAACGACAAGAACGACGCCGGGCCGTGGCGCCTGGTCTCTTCGCGCAACCTCTCAGTCGGCGAGGGCTTCGGCTCGCCCGGCTGGTGGCGCCGTAACATCATCAAGGCCGCGCGCCGCGGTGCGCGGAAGGGCAACACGATCCGCCTCTCGGCCTCCGCGCGCAACCTCTCCGAGCAGAAGGTCGCCCGCGACTTCGTGGCCGCCGCCGTCGCCGCCGCAGAGGGTGGCGCCCGCCCGGCCTCCTACGCGGAACTCACCGCGCAGGCCCCCTCCAATTGA
- a CDS encoding class-II fumarase/aspartase family protein produces MFPTDKAPFSMLWQFAANDDQLDIFSSDSTITAWLDTEAALAQAQAKHGVITDEDAKAITEAAVLENMDRERLWADAKNVGYPILGLVRQISEHLPEGPNGRVHYGATTQDIMDTALALQMTRSLDKIDAQLRRLGDALAERAEEHKDSVMPGRTHAQQAIPTTFGATLATLLEQVRRQRERLAQARERVAVISLYGAGGNNAAQGETAPAVRHDMAEILGLRDPQISWHVERDVLADFGWICATVCGTVAKFGRNIVDLSRTEVAEVFEPYNSHRGASSTMPQKVNPISSELMIGISTVAGALASALPRIQESGHERAAGEWQGEWFLIPTLGNLAGAAVDEAVVVAEGMRVDTERMRANLDLDGGLIMAEAQMIQLAPALGREKAHDLVYEACTKARETHTHFQEELPVIAREHGKEDLLPDEFVKPEHYVGEAAQMVEEAVARWRGMDA; encoded by the coding sequence ATGTTCCCCACCGACAAGGCCCCGTTCTCGATGCTCTGGCAGTTCGCCGCCAACGACGACCAGCTCGACATCTTCTCCTCCGACTCGACCATCACCGCCTGGCTCGACACCGAGGCCGCCCTCGCGCAGGCCCAGGCCAAGCACGGCGTGATCACCGACGAGGACGCGAAGGCCATCACCGAGGCCGCCGTCCTGGAGAACATGGACCGCGAGCGCCTGTGGGCCGACGCCAAGAATGTCGGCTACCCGATCCTCGGCCTGGTCCGCCAGATCTCCGAGCACCTGCCCGAGGGGCCCAACGGCCGCGTCCACTACGGCGCGACCACCCAGGACATCATGGACACCGCCCTGGCCCTGCAGATGACCCGCTCGCTGGACAAGATCGACGCCCAGCTGCGCCGCCTCGGCGACGCGCTCGCCGAGCGCGCCGAAGAGCACAAGGACTCCGTGATGCCGGGCCGCACCCACGCCCAGCAGGCCATCCCGACCACCTTCGGCGCCACCCTGGCCACGCTGCTCGAGCAGGTCCGCCGCCAGCGCGAGCGCCTCGCCCAGGCCCGCGAGCGCGTCGCCGTGATCTCCCTCTACGGCGCCGGCGGCAACAACGCCGCCCAGGGCGAGACCGCCCCGGCCGTGCGCCACGACATGGCCGAGATCCTCGGCCTGCGCGACCCGCAGATCTCCTGGCACGTCGAGCGCGACGTGCTGGCCGACTTCGGCTGGATCTGCGCGACCGTCTGCGGCACCGTCGCCAAGTTCGGCCGCAACATCGTCGATCTCTCGCGCACCGAGGTCGCCGAGGTCTTCGAGCCCTACAACTCCCACCGCGGCGCCTCCTCGACGATGCCGCAGAAGGTCAACCCGATCTCCTCGGAGCTGATGATCGGCATCTCGACCGTCGCCGGCGCGCTGGCCTCCGCGCTGCCGCGCATCCAGGAGTCCGGCCACGAGCGTGCCGCCGGCGAGTGGCAGGGCGAGTGGTTCCTCATCCCGACGCTGGGCAACCTGGCCGGCGCCGCCGTCGACGAGGCCGTCGTCGTCGCCGAGGGCATGCGCGTCGACACCGAGCGCATGCGCGCCAACCTGGACCTGGACGGCGGTCTGATCATGGCCGAGGCCCAGATGATCCAGCTCGCCCCGGCGCTGGGCCGCGAGAAGGCGCACGACCTCGTCTACGAGGCCTGCACCAAGGCCCGCGAGACCCACACCCACTTCCAGGAGGAGCTGCCGGTCATCGCACGCGAGCACGGCAAGGAGGATCTCCTGCCGGACGAGTTCGTCAAGCCGGAGCACTACGTCGGCGAGGCCGCGCAGATGGTCGAGGAGGCCGTCGCCCGCTGGCGCGGCATGGACGCCTGA
- a CDS encoding ExeM/NucH family extracellular endonuclease, whose protein sequence is MTPPRPSPSSDFRRPVSPTVRRPLRRPVRRTVTAALTAAVTAAAGSIVVPQAVAAPDGSNVVINEVYSGGGNSGAEFNRDFVELFNPTDEPISVEGWTLDQQSTKGNSGTATTLTGEVPAGGHLLIAGDGGDNGEQLPGVDLEAGFNFAAKQAIAELTDASGEVVDLVGWGSAQNFEGAPAGATSNSTSVQRTEEGVDTDDNSADFTVGTPTPQASDDATEPGDDGNDGDDGSTPVEPGERVTAADVQGTGETTPLDGETVTVEGVVTAAYPEGGFDGFYLQDPGTGSEAPKSGDASHGLFVYTGSGKELPEVGASVAVTGTAGEHYGLTQIKATDVEPVEDLEPVVALEIDAVPAGDEAREAFEGMLVKPTGDMTVTGNYNLNQFGTVQLATGDEPYLQATEVHEPDTDADSPVQQLTEEQAEEVLVLDDGRSRNYLRGDQATPLPWIAQDDAQTIKSLRTGDAVDFAHPVVLDYRFDAWSLQPTAPVTGNTAGADLPITWEDSRPAALEAVDSVEGDYSIASFNVLNYFTSLGADHNCQSYDDREGNPVTARGCTVRGAYTAEAFGDQERKIVAAINRLDVDVLGLEEIENTYSVTGSKERRDEALARLVDALNAAGGNWAYVPSPEKTGTAEDVIRTAFIYNPDTVEPVGESRIFDDAAFTGLARQPLAQEFRPAGAGGSDDAAADDGAEGTESEGNDETDSFVAVVNHFKSKGSVANNDADSGDGQGNNPNVRARQAEALLKHLEEQEDWADTPTFILGDLNSYSKERTLAVLEHGGYTNIAEKHDAGISYQFSARLGSLDHALGNAAAMDRVVDAEVWDINADEPLAFEYSRRNYNVVDFYQDDPENIVFRASDHDPVKVGFNLKSSGSTDDPDNGQDPGDDGQDPGDGGKPGDDEPGDGSSGSSELSVGSSATLGVLGALIAVLGIGGIFVWAFQQFAPAELRDQIERLTGFRL, encoded by the coding sequence ATGACGCCCCCGCGCCCCTCCCCCTCCTCCGATTTCCGACGTCCCGTCTCCCCCACCGTGCGCCGTCCCCTGCGCCGCCCGGTGCGCCGTACCGTCACCGCCGCCCTGACGGCGGCGGTGACGGCGGCCGCCGGCTCGATCGTCGTCCCGCAGGCCGTGGCCGCGCCGGACGGCTCCAACGTGGTCATCAACGAGGTCTACAGCGGCGGGGGCAACTCCGGCGCCGAGTTCAACCGAGACTTCGTCGAGCTCTTCAACCCGACCGACGAGCCGATCAGCGTCGAGGGCTGGACCCTCGACCAGCAGTCCACCAAGGGCAACTCGGGCACCGCGACGACGCTGACCGGCGAGGTACCGGCCGGCGGCCACCTGCTGATCGCCGGTGACGGCGGCGACAACGGTGAGCAGCTGCCCGGCGTCGACCTCGAGGCGGGCTTCAACTTCGCCGCCAAACAGGCCATCGCCGAGCTGACCGACGCCTCCGGCGAGGTCGTCGACCTGGTCGGCTGGGGTTCCGCCCAGAACTTCGAGGGCGCGCCGGCCGGCGCCACCTCGAACAGCACCTCGGTGCAGCGCACCGAGGAGGGCGTGGACACCGACGACAACTCCGCCGACTTCACCGTGGGCACCCCGACCCCGCAGGCCTCGGACGACGCCACGGAGCCGGGCGACGACGGTAACGATGGTGACGACGGCTCCACCCCGGTCGAGCCGGGCGAGCGCGTCACCGCCGCCGACGTCCAGGGCACCGGGGAGACCACCCCGCTGGACGGCGAGACCGTCACCGTCGAGGGCGTGGTCACCGCGGCCTACCCCGAGGGCGGCTTCGACGGCTTCTACCTGCAGGACCCGGGCACCGGCTCCGAGGCCCCGAAGTCCGGCGACGCCTCCCACGGCCTGTTCGTCTACACCGGCTCCGGCAAGGAGCTGCCCGAGGTCGGCGCCTCCGTGGCCGTGACCGGCACCGCCGGTGAGCACTACGGGCTGACCCAGATCAAGGCCACCGACGTCGAGCCGGTCGAGGACCTCGAGCCCGTCGTCGCCCTGGAGATCGACGCCGTGCCCGCCGGCGACGAGGCCCGCGAGGCCTTCGAGGGCATGCTGGTCAAGCCGACCGGCGACATGACGGTGACCGGCAACTACAACCTCAACCAGTTCGGCACCGTGCAGCTGGCCACCGGCGACGAGCCGTACCTGCAGGCCACCGAGGTCCACGAGCCGGACACGGACGCGGACTCGCCGGTCCAGCAGCTGACCGAGGAGCAGGCCGAGGAGGTGCTGGTGCTCGACGACGGCCGCTCGCGCAACTACCTGCGCGGCGACCAGGCGACCCCGCTGCCCTGGATCGCGCAGGACGACGCGCAGACGATCAAGTCGCTGCGCACCGGCGACGCGGTGGACTTCGCCCACCCGGTGGTCCTCGACTACCGCTTCGACGCGTGGTCGCTGCAGCCGACCGCACCGGTGACCGGCAACACCGCCGGCGCCGACCTGCCGATCACGTGGGAGGACTCGCGTCCGGCCGCGCTCGAGGCGGTCGACTCCGTCGAGGGCGACTACTCGATCGCCAGCTTCAACGTGCTCAACTACTTCACCTCGCTGGGCGCCGATCACAACTGCCAGTCCTACGACGACCGGGAGGGCAACCCGGTCACCGCGCGCGGCTGCACCGTGCGCGGCGCCTACACCGCCGAGGCTTTCGGTGACCAGGAGCGCAAGATCGTCGCGGCGATCAACCGCCTCGACGTCGACGTGCTGGGCCTCGAGGAGATCGAGAACACCTACTCGGTCACCGGTTCGAAGGAGCGTCGCGACGAGGCACTGGCCCGCCTGGTCGACGCGCTGAACGCCGCCGGCGGCAACTGGGCCTACGTGCCCTCCCCGGAGAAGACCGGCACTGCCGAGGACGTCATCCGCACCGCCTTCATCTACAACCCGGACACCGTCGAGCCGGTCGGCGAGTCGCGCATCTTCGATGACGCGGCCTTCACCGGCCTGGCCCGCCAGCCGCTGGCCCAGGAGTTCCGCCCGGCCGGCGCCGGCGGTTCCGATGACGCCGCTGCCGACGACGGTGCTGAGGGCACCGAGTCCGAGGGCAACGACGAGACCGACAGCTTCGTCGCGGTGGTCAACCACTTCAAGTCCAAGGGCTCGGTGGCCAACAACGACGCCGACTCCGGCGACGGCCAGGGCAACAACCCGAACGTCCGCGCCCGCCAGGCCGAGGCCCTGCTGAAGCACCTCGAGGAGCAGGAGGACTGGGCGGACACCCCGACCTTCATCCTGGGCGACCTGAACTCCTACTCCAAGGAGCGCACCCTGGCCGTGCTCGAGCACGGCGGCTACACCAACATCGCCGAGAAGCACGACGCCGGCATCTCCTACCAGTTCTCCGCGCGACTCGGCTCGCTCGACCACGCGCTGGGCAACGCCGCGGCGATGGACCGCGTCGTCGACGCGGAGGTCTGGGACATCAACGCCGATGAGCCGCTGGCCTTCGAGTACTCGCGACGCAACTACAACGTCGTCGACTTCTACCAGGACGACCCGGAGAACATCGTCTTCCGCGCCTCCGATCACGACCCGGTCAAGGTCGGCTTCAACCTGAAGTCCTCCGGCTCCACGGACGACCCGGACAACGGCCAGGACCCCGGCGACGACGGCCAGGACCCCGGTGACGGCGGCAAGCCCGGTGACGACGAGCCGGGCGACGGCTCGAGCGGTTCCTCGGAGCTCTCGGTCGGCAGCTCCGCGACCCTGGGCGTCCTCGGCGCCCTGATCGCGGTCCTCGGCATCGGCGGCATCTTCGTCTGGGCGTTCCAGCAGTTCGCCCCGGCCGAGCTGCGCGACCAGATCGAGCGTCTGACCGGCTTCCGCCTCTGA
- a CDS encoding LacI family DNA-binding transcriptional regulator, producing MSSKPSLKAVAELAGVGYGTASRALTGNGYVSPQTREKVLAAAHELDYRPNILAKALREDRTNLVGVILPDLLNEFYSDATQVIHEELTAAGYQMIVAAAADAAEQDAVVDSMIQHRVAGVIQVPVPGARATDEAPLVQLNRSDLGTDVAAVVCDERDGFARLGRLALRPGERAVVLLGQAGLSTTRARLAGLERAAEEVGAELEVRHGVYTATSGYDLTAEVLKDPASAPGTLIAASPRLMAGAVRCLCDRGLQVPEDMRLAGFDDPEWYRFFGPGITAFVPPHREMGKAAVKMLLGLMRGESGGVVRLDGEVVERGSLG from the coding sequence GTGAGCTCGAAACCCTCGTTGAAGGCGGTCGCGGAGTTGGCCGGTGTCGGTTACGGCACGGCCTCCCGCGCGCTGACCGGCAACGGCTACGTCTCGCCGCAGACGCGCGAGAAGGTGCTCGCCGCCGCCCACGAGCTCGACTACCGGCCGAACATCCTGGCCAAGGCGCTCCGCGAGGACCGCACCAACCTCGTCGGCGTGATCCTGCCGGACCTGCTCAACGAGTTCTACTCGGACGCCACGCAGGTCATCCACGAGGAGCTGACCGCCGCGGGCTACCAGATGATCGTCGCCGCGGCCGCCGACGCCGCCGAGCAGGACGCCGTGGTCGACTCCATGATCCAGCACCGCGTCGCCGGCGTCATCCAGGTCCCGGTCCCCGGCGCCCGCGCCACCGACGAGGCGCCCCTGGTGCAGCTCAACCGATCCGACCTCGGCACGGACGTCGCGGCCGTGGTCTGCGACGAGCGCGACGGCTTCGCCCGCCTGGGTCGCCTCGCGCTGCGTCCCGGCGAGCGGGCGGTGGTGCTGCTCGGCCAGGCGGGGCTGTCCACGACGCGGGCGCGCCTGGCCGGCCTCGAGCGGGCGGCCGAGGAAGTCGGGGCCGAGCTCGAGGTCCGCCACGGCGTCTACACCGCGACCTCCGGCTACGACCTGACGGCCGAGGTGCTCAAGGACCCCGCGAGCGCGCCGGGCACGCTGATCGCCGCCTCCCCGCGTCTGATGGCCGGCGCGGTGCGCTGCCTGTGCGACCGCGGCCTGCAGGTCCCCGAGGACATGCGTCTGGCCGGGTTCGACGACCCCGAGTGGTACCGCTTCTTCGGCCCGGGCATCACGGCCTTCGTGCCGCCGCACCGCGAGATGGGCAAGGCGGCGGTCAAGATGCTGCTGGGCCTGATGCGCGGCGAGTCCGGCGGGGTGGTGCGCCTCGACGGCGAGGTCGTCGAGCGCGGCTCCCTCGGCTGA
- a CDS encoding S9 family peptidase has protein sequence MNSSRPDHPAEPVPATQELPELPDVAGGRDAAGGAEVPAAPTAPVRTVERLHHGISFMDDYEWLRDKSDPETIAYLEAENAHTEAATAGLEKLRGNIYAEISSRIKQTDMSVPQRSGDWWYYGRTEEGRDYGFSCRIPVDKEADPWTPPVIPEEGRPEGEQIILDLNELAEGHEFFALGASSVTDSGRLLAYSVDTAGDERFELRVKNLETGELLEDRLENIFYGAAWAGEDFLFYTTVDDAWRPDAVWRHRLGTPQSEDVCVFREDNARFNVGVGSTRSRKYMFIVTSSKLTTEAWVAPVDEPESEFKVLWPRRDGVEYDVDHAVVGGVDRWVVTHNATGPNSAVAECPVGTLGDELPAFEDMHELVAHSESARVEGVDCYRDQIFLGYRAEGIGRAAVMRLTGEVDERGFGSFEEITFDEELYTVGVVGNPEWDAPVVRLSYGSFTTPAQLLQYRVADGERTLLKQQEVLGGYDPSRYTAYRLWTTASDGAEIPVSVVHRTDVDPLAEPRPTLLYGYGSYESATDPAFSVSRLSLLDRGMVFAIAHVRGGGEMGRAWYDHGKQLEKKNTFTDFIAVADDLIDRGMTAPDRLVMEGGSAGGMLAGAVANMAGDRFRGILAVVPFVDPLTSMLMPELPLTVTEWDEWGDPLHDPEVYRYMASYAPYENVEPKDYPDILAVTSLNDTRVLYVEPAKWIARLRATARGNFLLKTEMSAGHGGVSGRYARWHQTAFEYAWIVHEATGLRA, from the coding sequence ATGAATTCCTCTCGACCCGATCATCCCGCCGAACCGGTGCCCGCGACCCAGGAGCTGCCCGAGCTCCCCGACGTCGCCGGTGGGCGCGACGCCGCCGGTGGTGCCGAGGTGCCCGCCGCGCCGACCGCTCCGGTGCGCACCGTCGAGCGCCTGCACCACGGCATCAGCTTCATGGACGACTACGAGTGGCTGCGTGACAAGAGCGACCCGGAGACGATCGCCTACCTCGAGGCGGAGAACGCCCACACCGAGGCCGCCACCGCCGGCCTGGAGAAGCTGCGCGGGAACATCTACGCCGAGATCTCCTCGCGCATCAAGCAGACCGACATGTCCGTGCCGCAGCGCTCCGGCGACTGGTGGTACTACGGGCGCACCGAGGAGGGCCGCGACTACGGCTTCTCCTGCCGCATCCCGGTGGACAAGGAGGCCGATCCCTGGACCCCGCCGGTCATCCCGGAGGAGGGCCGCCCCGAGGGCGAGCAGATCATCCTCGACCTCAACGAGCTGGCCGAGGGCCACGAGTTCTTCGCCCTCGGCGCCTCCTCGGTCACCGACTCCGGGCGGCTGCTGGCCTACTCCGTGGACACCGCCGGCGACGAGCGCTTCGAGCTGCGCGTGAAGAACCTGGAGACCGGTGAGCTTCTCGAGGACCGCCTCGAGAACATCTTCTACGGCGCGGCCTGGGCCGGCGAGGACTTCCTCTTCTACACCACCGTCGATGACGCCTGGCGGCCCGACGCCGTGTGGCGCCACCGGCTGGGCACCCCGCAGTCCGAGGACGTCTGCGTCTTCCGCGAGGACAACGCCCGGTTCAACGTCGGTGTCGGCTCGACGCGTTCGCGCAAGTACATGTTCATCGTCACCAGCTCGAAGCTGACCACCGAGGCGTGGGTCGCCCCGGTCGACGAGCCGGAGTCCGAGTTCAAGGTGCTCTGGCCGCGCCGCGACGGCGTCGAGTACGACGTCGACCACGCCGTCGTCGGCGGTGTGGACCGCTGGGTGGTCACCCACAACGCCACCGGCCCGAACTCCGCGGTGGCCGAGTGCCCGGTGGGCACGCTCGGCGACGAGCTGCCGGCCTTCGAGGACATGCACGAGCTGGTTGCGCACAGCGAGTCCGCCCGTGTCGAGGGCGTGGACTGCTACCGCGACCAGATCTTCCTGGGCTACCGCGCCGAGGGCATCGGACGCGCGGCGGTGATGCGGCTGACCGGTGAGGTCGACGAGCGCGGCTTCGGCAGCTTCGAGGAGATCACCTTCGACGAGGAGCTCTACACCGTCGGCGTGGTGGGCAACCCCGAGTGGGACGCGCCGGTGGTGCGCCTGTCCTACGGCTCGTTCACCACCCCGGCGCAGCTGCTGCAGTACCGGGTCGCCGACGGCGAGCGGACGCTGCTCAAGCAGCAGGAGGTCCTCGGCGGCTACGACCCGTCGCGCTACACCGCCTACCGGCTGTGGACCACGGCCTCGGACGGCGCGGAGATCCCGGTCTCGGTGGTGCACCGCACCGACGTCGACCCGCTGGCCGAGCCGCGCCCGACGCTGCTCTACGGCTACGGCTCCTACGAGTCGGCCACGGACCCGGCGTTCTCGGTCTCGCGGCTGTCGCTGCTGGACCGCGGGATGGTCTTCGCCATCGCGCACGTGCGCGGCGGCGGCGAGATGGGGCGTGCCTGGTACGACCACGGCAAGCAGCTGGAGAAGAAGAACACCTTCACCGACTTCATCGCGGTCGCCGACGACCTCATCGACCGCGGCATGACCGCCCCGGACCGCCTGGTCATGGAGGGCGGCTCGGCCGGCGGCATGCTCGCCGGCGCGGTGGCGAACATGGCCGGCGACCGCTTCCGCGGCATCCTCGCGGTGGTGCCCTTCGTCGACCCGCTGACCTCGATGCTCATGCCGGAGCTGCCGCTGACGGTCACTGAGTGGGACGAGTGGGGCGACCCGCTGCACGACCCGGAGGTCTACCGCTACATGGCCTCCTACGCGCCCTACGAGAACGTCGAGCCGAAGGACTACCCGGACATCCTGGCGGTGACCTCGCTCAACGACACCCGCGTGCTCTACGTCGAGCCGGCGAAGTGGATCGCGCGCCTGCGTGCGACGGCCCGCGGCAACTTCCTGCTCAAGACGGAGATGTCCGCCGGCCACGGCGGTGTCTCGGGACGCTACGCCCGCTGGCACCAGACGGCCTTCGAGTACGCCTGGATCGTGCACGAGGCCACCGGCCTGCGCGCCTGA
- the purQ gene encoding phosphoribosylformylglycinamidine synthase subunit PurQ, with translation MTARIGVITFPGTLDDVDAARAVRYAGAEAVALWHADADLKGVDAVVVPGGFSYGDYLRSGAISAIAPVMGAVVEAAGKGMPVLGICNGFQILTEAHLLPGALTRNQNLSFHCVDTVLRVENTDTAWTHGVDADSVSGSGSVSGDGAGILIPAKHGEGRFQASAETLAELEGEGRVVFRYTDNFNGSMNSIAGICSANGRVVGLMPHPEHAIDPLTGPSTDGLKLFVSAVGTIAA, from the coding sequence GTGACCGCGCGCATCGGAGTCATCACCTTCCCCGGCACCCTCGACGACGTCGACGCCGCGCGCGCCGTGCGCTACGCCGGTGCCGAGGCCGTGGCGCTCTGGCACGCCGACGCCGACCTCAAGGGCGTCGACGCCGTGGTGGTGCCCGGCGGCTTCTCCTACGGCGACTACCTGCGCAGCGGCGCGATCTCCGCGATCGCGCCGGTGATGGGCGCCGTCGTCGAGGCCGCGGGCAAGGGCATGCCGGTGCTGGGCATCTGCAACGGCTTCCAGATCCTCACCGAGGCGCACCTGCTGCCCGGGGCGCTCACCCGCAACCAGAACCTGAGCTTCCACTGCGTGGACACCGTGCTCCGCGTCGAGAACACCGACACCGCCTGGACCCACGGCGTCGACGCCGACTCGGTCTCCGGCTCCGGCTCGGTCTCCGGCGACGGCGCCGGCATCCTCATCCCGGCCAAGCACGGCGAGGGCCGCTTCCAGGCCTCCGCCGAGACGCTCGCCGAGCTCGAGGGCGAGGGGCGCGTGGTGTTCCGCTACACCGACAACTTCAACGGCTCGATGAACTCGATCGCCGGGATCTGCAGCGCCAACGGCCGCGTCGTCGGCCTCATGCCGCACCCCGAGCACGCCATCGACCCGCTGACCGGCCCGTCCACGGACGGCCTCAAGCTGTTCGTCTCCGCGGTCGGCACCATCGCCGCCTGA
- the purS gene encoding phosphoribosylformylglycinamidine synthase subunit PurS, translating to MARVVVNVMPKAEILDPQGQAVVRALHRTGVEGVADVRQGKRFELEVDDSVDRAELEKVAETLLANTVIEDFEVVVEAAGEAQ from the coding sequence GTGGCCCGTGTAGTAGTCAATGTCATGCCCAAGGCGGAGATCCTGGACCCCCAGGGCCAGGCCGTCGTCCGCGCCCTGCACCGCACCGGCGTCGAAGGCGTCGCCGACGTGCGCCAGGGCAAGCGCTTCGAGCTCGAGGTCGACGACTCCGTCGACCGCGCCGAGCTGGAGAAGGTCGCCGAGACCCTGCTGGCCAACACCGTCATCGAGGACTTCGAGGTCGTCGTCGAGGCCGCGGGGGAGGCGCAGTGA